The nucleotide window GAAATGATCTTCATATGCTTTGAAAGCATTTACAGAAGTATCGGCAAATATGGGCCCCtgttttttattgttaatgAACAGTTCtgtttataataaataaaaaagatatggaACCCAAATGTGTTTACATTTCACATCTGGTGATGCTCAAGCAGATAGGATTACTCCATTATCATGTTCCAATTGTTACTAGAGAATGAGCTACAGTGTAGAACATTTTCCCTTTGCATAATGCATCCCCTCACccccaagaaaaaagaataaaggaGTTTGGAATCCTATAAAGCAACTTTGTTGTAATTAAATGCTTACTCAAGGGACAAACCAAATTGCATGCTTTTTCTATCACCAAGTGCCATTAACAATTGTCCCAAATGGAcattaagaaaaagaacatcataacaaccagagagagagagattattcGGAGAGAAATCCATAATTCCATAATGTACATGATCGCAAAATAATAgttagagagagaaggagcGGGTGATTAAGTCCATTATAAACTTATAAAGTTTGCTTTATGCATTATTAATAAGTGACCAAACCCTGTCTATTATCAAGTTGTCTTCATGTACACATAACCCCAAAAAAGCAACACCATACCAAAAGTTACAGTTTTAggtggggagagagagagagagagagagagagagagagagagagagagaggttgcaAACGTAACAGCCGACTAAAACAGGATTATAAAACTAATAATTATCTTTTGATGTAGTGTAAAGTTGAACATTAAGCAAAAGCGACGAGTACTAAGCAAAGCCACGTTAAGCAAACATATCCTAAAagttacaaaacaaaacataattgaaaATAGGACCTTACCTGTCCACCAGATAAAAGTAGCACAGCCAACTTTCCCTCATAGATGGCTTTCAATCCCATCTTCCACCATCTCTCTCTGTCCTCAAGCGTTCGCTCCTCCACCGACGATACACTACTCTCCGGCACCGGCTCAATCGCCGCCGTCGGTAGCCcttcaaaacaaaccaaaatccATCAGAACTACACTATAATTATAATGCGTGCGTGTAGATACCAAGATACTAACCGTGAGATCGAAGCGAACACCGTATGATCCGATCGATTCTCGAAAGATCCAAACTCTACACAAAACATAAACCTCAATCGCATCAATCTCATGATTCACAAGCAAAATTAACCATGCAATCAATTCGTTTGTATCATAAaagaattcaaatataaaaaatttatgaaaattcTGCTGAATTATCGTGATTGGTATTGGTCCCGAGTTGGATTGCCAAGCTCTGTTCAAGAATCTTAACTCCAGTGTTTGGTTCCCaagaaaactgaaaaccaaaaacagagaaaagagagatctAAAGGGAATTGAAATGACCTCGATTTCCTTGACTAGAAGCTGACGTTCGTCGGGAGAGAGCTCGTCCCAGAGCGCAAAGGCGTCTTCTTGACCGTAATCCTTGAGCCGCTCCAGCAAAGCCTGAGGCGGCGGTGGCGCGGACGACACGTCGTTCAGTGGCTCcctcattttctctctctaaaattctgaatctctctctttctctctctggaaAAATGGCGAGATCTCTCTGAGCTTATAGACAGAGAGAGCATCCACAAGACAGACAGCTAACAGTAGCAGTGGCGAGGAAGACAAGAATCAATTATCAGTGTAACCACCTCCTATAAATGACACAAGTGCCCTCGATTCGGGAAGTACCGGGTGGGGCCAGGGCCCATGGGTACTTTAGACCGTGTGCCGATTTGGGGTAGCGGGCGTGGGTTGCTGGGTCCCGCTAGGCATATGTTTGCTCTTCTGTTGGAAATATAGGGACGAGGTTGAGCCTAGACATGAAGCTTCAACCACCTGTTTGGCCGCTCTGCCGATTTTGCCCTCCCTCATTGAGCGGGTGGGGCCCGGTTATGATCCGAGCCCATTGGAAATGGGTCGgtctaaaaaacaaaaattaaaataaacattttatatgataataaataaaattaaaaaaatggatGGAATAGAGATTTGAGATTTGAGATTTGTTTAAAGGAtggttgggaaaaaaaaaaaacaaattagttTTTGATATCCAATGAATGTGCATGATGATGGatggattgaaatttttgccCATAGATATTCAATTAGGGGCACAACAAGACATATGTCTCAAAGACAAGTTGGATCCAATCTCAtctagtgttttttttttttggcttttcttttaatttctaaCTTGTGCAAAGTGTCTTTGACTCTCTACCTCAAGTCTCTGTGAATCAAAATTATGAGCCTTGTTGACTAGAGAATTTAGCATTACCACCCACCTATAGACTATGAGTTGCTTTAAGCTGCCCAAAGTTCATTTTAGAAGTTTGCTTACCAAACTTTGCAAACTTTGCCTAATTTTGGTGGAAAAATTGGGGCTACACAAAAAAGATTTCATTGGCTATAAAGGCAGGTGAATGAATGGGAAATGGGATTTGGAAATTGGGTTTTCATGACATGGAAGCATTTCATCATGCATTGTTTGTCAAAAGGGTGGAGAATTTTTCACAaccccaactccttataataagattttcacaccatatttttttcattaaatttcATTCCCAAAATGATATGTAATATAATTCGTCACTTATTTAAATTTGGACTcgtattaaaatttatttatttagagaataaatttactaaaatatATTTGCGTCTTTAATACTATTGTATAAACATCTAAAATAGCAAATGCAGATTAGGCCAATTCAACAGATCTGTGAGTTTGCCCCCCTCAACAAGACCATGTACCACCAAATCATTATTGGGGTGGGCAATCCCCTAGTGAAtatctcttctcttttcttttttgtttttgtattttgccAACTTTTGGTTTGACTTTTAAAAACTATACAAGTATATCATTTACCTAAGCCATTGAGaacattagaaagaaaaaaaagaagaaaaaaaagacatgATATGATAATAAGTAGGATCATCTCCATCTCAATGGCCCATGATTTGAGCCACATGCAAATTTACAATCATCTACTATTAATCCAAACCGTAGATATACTTTTCaaccccaaaagaaaatgaaaatagaaatgattatgtttttttttttgggtactcTCATTATCTAATCATAcgtaataatatataatactaAATTACTAGTAATAATAAACAAACATAGCAATGATagattttctaattttgtgtCCCATGCAGGTGACTAGGTGGTTGGGAAAAATACACTTTACTGAACATCATCACCAATCAAcctcaaatttatttaattaatgtagtataatttttcttttaactgaaaaaaaataaatcatatttttagtttttaagcCAGAGGAGAATTGATAAAATCATTGTTTTGTAATTGGTTGAAACAGGTTTTCTTCCTAATGGTTTTTATacgcaatgaaataaaatgacaTCGTACCAAATTTCAATCAATGATATGAGCCTAATCCAATCTAACCTCaactttattctttttttatattgtaaatgaagCGTCATTCAACATGGAATTCTATGTGGTCATACAATAACAAGGATGCATCTATGTGGTctatttattatttagtcTTCAAAAGTAAGCTGCTTTAGGACCACGCAGGATATTAACGATACCTAATCCACCTCCATTGTCTCAATAATGCGTATGAGGTCATTGTGAGTCAGCATGAGAATCTCTAAGTCCTTTTACAATATGAGCTATAGCCTATAGTAAGGGGCCAGCCAGCCTACTAGTCTTCAAATCGATCTTGGCTTGGGGATGCACGAGCAAGGACGGACTCAGGAATCTTGACTCGTAGGGTAATAGTgtaaaagtttagaaaataggggttttgggtttgtggGGGGTGGAGATTGGGGATTTAGGTTTGGGGGTTTAGGAAATGGGGGTTTTGGAGTTCTTAACTCGGGAGGAAGGGTCTGTTTCAATTATACAAtatgttctatttttttttcaaagaccTGGACCAAAACGAtgtcgttttggccaggtctttaaaaaaaattctctgggctggtccaaaacgacgcctTTTTGACCAACctgttttaaatataaaaaaaatagaagttgGGCCAAAACGACGGCGTTTTGGCCAGcacgttttaaaaaaaaacaatcgctgggctggtccaaaacgacgccgttttggccagcctgttttttttaaaagaaaataaaagctaGGCCAAAACAACGCTGTTTTGGCCatcttgtttttgaaaaaaaaaacagaattgctgttcagcttcttcttccttagaTCTGCAACCTCCTCCTTCAGCCATTCATAGAGTCACACAGCCATTCAAGGAAACCTTCTACCTTGCTTTCATGGAGTCCATAGGTTCGTTTGACCCCACTGACCCCACTTGTGAATCCACCCCTGTGCATGAGGAATATTGTTTTCCAACCAAACCAAGAAAGCGTACTAGAAGAAAAACTATCATGTATGCATATTGATTTCATGCAACGAATGTAAGAAAGTTGTTCTCGTATATTAGAGTAGTTCATGCATTTGCCTCGTACCTTAAAGTTGCTCTAAGAAGAGAAAGTATGAGTTATATAGCATGAAATTCCTTCGAGTATAATTGACACATTTTGATAGAGAGTGGCATACTATCTATACATCATGTATTCTAATGTGGCCAATTAAAAATTGTCGCAGACTCATGGTTTAATGTTCGAATCATCCTTTCCCCTAAATATCACTTGtgttaaagaaaataacaatttcTTACTTACACCAATTAATCAAATTTGTGTGACCATGATAATAtttgaccaagaaaaaaaataccataATAATATAGATGGCCTTTAGGCCCACTATGATATTGGGCATTTTCAGTTCTACCACtgttagttttttattttgggccaATCAAACCCAAACGCACCAAATCagtgagaaatttttttggaaaaagaagagagagagaaccagagaaccagagaaaagaaaagccccAAATCATCGATAAGACTAGAGAGACTGCCACGCACAGCACTTTCAGTCTCAACGAGAATGGCAACGGCCTTCTCATTTGCGCAGACCATTCTCTTCTCCAAGACCTCACTCTCTATCCGCACAAATGGCCTAAGAAGCTTCTCTTTTTGCCtacctttctcttcttcatcagCTGCATCTATTTCGTCTGATAAGCTTCAAAGCAAGAAGTGGAGACAGCCAGTGGCTTCAGTGCTGGAACTTGGTGGCGTCAAGATTGCTAAAGATGGTAACTTTGACCATTTCCCAAATACGGGTTGCTCTTAGTTTTGAGCTTTTTGCTGTTATGCTGTGCTGGGTATGCTGTGGTAGTGAGATTTTTGTACTTGGCTTGCATTTCCACAACCTGAGTTGGCCCAAAGCTGTTACTTTATTTGTTCAATATGTTGTGGCATTCTGCAAACTTGTGATATATGAGATGGTTTGACGTATTTTAGAACCTGGGTCAGTTCATGTTTTATTGTCATTCATTAACTGCTGCACTGTACTTTGTTTGCTATGTAATTTAGTTGGTTGAAAAGTTTGCATTTTGTTTCGTATACTCTTTTGGGTATTAGGTGAAATAAAGGGTCATTCTCTGGGAGCTTTGAAGCTCATTTATTGATTAGATGTACGAAATTGGGTACTGGTTTCGGAGGATGAATTAACATCACTGAATTGCTTAGCGGGGGGAAAAGAAACCAACAACACTGAATTGTTAAATCATAGAACGCAAAcctgaaaattttattgtcGTGCTGGTCTTCATTGTGTGGACAGAGTTCCTTATTTTGGTTTCTTCACTTGCCTAAGTGATGGAATTTTTGTTGCAAAGTTGTTTGTGATACAACTTTTTAGAAAGTTGCATCTCACTTCAATCATTGCATTCTGGTATTATACTGTTCTTGGTTTGGCACATTTCGACATCCATATCTCTTTGACGGCCTAAGCCTAACAACCATCTTCAAGCATGCTAGAAATCTCATATGTTGCTTCCTTACTGTATCAGATATATATGGAATTGGAAAACTGCAGACCTGCTTTTCTGAAAAATTGTTAGTGGCTTAATATGTTTGGATTATGGGTTTGTAGATGTGTTGAGGGATGACCCCACAAACAATGTTCCGGATACCATTTTTGCAAAGCTTGGAATGCAACTCCACAGAAGAGATCAGCACCCAATTGGGATTTTGAAGAATGCTATATACGAGTATTTCGACACCAATTACTCAAATCAGTTCGATAAGTTTGATAATCTTTGTCCAATTGTGTCTGTGAAAGAGGTATGACCTTGAATTTGTTAAATTGTGGATCATGAAATACccaattatgatgaatatgACTCGTTCACCAGTTTCCAGAAATATCCATTTATGTTCCAAATTGTTGATGCAtgttttatacttttcaagCCTATGTTGCGTAGATCTTTATCTCCAGTTTGTTCTAGTATTTGTGCCTATGCGACAAATTAGTTGAGGCATTCCTAgtaaaggaaaaataataatacagtGGCGGCACTGCATCCACACTTGTACATAGATTTTCAAATAGAGACAGACACACGAATGCACATTTGTGGGTGTGATATTTAAGCAACTCCATTCATTATCTTCTGTTATTGGTACAGGATTTGGGTTCCACTGTCTCATGGGCTTCATTTTGGATATTAGCTGTATAGAAATCATCACGGGCAATGACTTCTGctaccttttccttttctagaaaatgttttttttaatgtatatctccaatttgtaatttcattaGTGATGCTAATAATTTCCTGGCAAATTATTTGTTGGGAGCCAGACATGGTGAGCCAACATCCTTTCAAACAAGTTTCCCTTGtggaataaattatgaacGTATGTAAATGCGTgctttttgggtttgaatACCATAGACATGCTGTCTACCCTCCATCTCCTTGAGGCATTGATCATGCGATGATAATGAGAATCAATCGTACCAACCATTGAGTTTTTCATCGCTGTGCACCCACTTTAGAGTAATGTTTGCCACTAAATTTCGTTTACTAGCTTAGTTTTATTACAAACTTGATCCTGGATTGTGTGTAAACAATCTGTCAATTGCCCCAGTAATAGGAGGCATTTTTTAAAGGGAAACCTTCATTTtttactaaaaacaaaaaaatgggctctctctctctctctctctgaggaTTAGATGCTAAGGGCTTCACAATTATATTTTAGCATTTCTAGAGTGTGACATGATTTTAGGTGCATTCACATGGTAAGTTGATTAACTGTTATATTCAGCATTTTGGATAAtatcaacatcatatcatgTTGAATGAGTAATTATTTTTCCAGGTGTCATCACCCTAGGTCACTGAGTTAGGAAGCCAACTGAAACGCGTGGCCGGccaaacaaacccaacacAACATGCACCAAatgatggaaaaaaaaaatatttagcatTCATGTTTACTGTATTTGATTCCAGATTGTTAACCTCATTAAATAAGTTatgattttttcataaaagCAGGATTGTAGATGTGTGTTGTTGCAATGCTCCTTTATCCTTGTAAAATTCTAAAACCTTGTGACTTCTTGACAATGACtctatgttttcatttctttcagaATTTTGACGATGTATTGGTTCCTGCTGATCATGTAAGTCGAAGTTATAATGACACATATTATGTGGACGCTCAAACAGTTTTGAGGTGTCATACAAGCGCACATCAAGCAGAACTACTGAGAAGAGGACATACTCATTTCCTTGTAACAGGAGATGTTTACCGTAGGGATTCCATTGACTCAACTCATTACCCTGTGTTCCATCAGGTTTCCCATCTCTAGTGCTTACAATAAGACTTCTGTGATGATTATCTTCTTTTAATCATGCCTTATCTGATGGAATTGTTTCCTGCCTGTATAGATGGAAGGTGTGCGTGTCTTTTCTCCATCTGATTGGGAGGCATCTGGCACAGATGGCACAACTTATGTTGCTGGGGATTTAAAGAAATGTCTTGAGGGTTTGGCACGCCACTTATTTGGTAAATTAAGAGTGACTGCTATCTTGAACCATTGTACTCATTATCTCATGGACATAGCTGTGATTTGGGTATGCCATTTGAGTGTTTTACTATCCAAAAATAAGGCATCAAGGATATGGAGTTTTATTTGgtaaaaaaattcttcaagTGTTTTCTTAGTACTTTTTTTCGGTTATTTGTAGTGTGCAACAGTGTTTTGGAACCTCTAAATTGATTCAATTGAAACTTTCAGGTGCTGTGGAGATGCGCTGGGTTGATACATATTTCCCATTTACCAACCCATCATTTGAACTTGAGATCTTTTTTCAGGTATTCTGatcattttgaaaaggaaaaaaagcatcatgtgtttgtttttggattgTGGATTTGCCGACATGCTATttctaaatatatatgtacacaTGTAGATACTTAATTTTGGAACTCTGCTTCTCCCTGCCTCTCTCTTGTTGCGTCATTCTGTTAGAGATTCTTTTTGTTCCATGGACAGGTGactgaaatttatacattATGCAGAAGCATGTCTTATTTCCTTAAACAAGTAACAACTTACAAGAATGGTACTTACACAAGGTGATAGCAACTCATGATAGTATTAGTTGCCTGTATAAGTAAGTTCTCTTATCTGCTGGCTATGATATCTAGGAATGCTAGTGTGGTCTTCAACAATTTGGTGATGAAGCTAGTGAACTTGATGCCTGTCTTAAATTAACCTTGAGACCCTTAGAAACCAAAACACAAAGCGTTAAATGCATGAAGATGAAAAAGTATAAAACTTATAAGAAAAGATATCTTAGACTCTTGTCCAAATGTACCTTCCACAGAATATGGTGAAGATTATCCATGAAATCTCTCAtattgtgtgtgttttttttcagtCGGTCAAATTCTAGTTGGTTCCGGATCCTTTGAGATTTCTTTCTATTCTGTCTGTTTCAATTGTTATTGCTACTATTCATGTTCAACTAGTGCTTTTTTTACTTGTTTTCAACTAGGACACCGTTTGATAATCAAATCGCATATTGAACTTGTGGTCGTTGATATAAATGTTGCCAGTTAATAAGTTGTGCTTATTAAATGTTAaggcaagtttttttttcttcattttttgaaaaccctggtctttttgtattttgagcTACTGCATGCATGTGTGAATTTTTAGCATTAAATCAACTTTATCAGCTGATGTTGAATACAATTCCAGGAAAAGTGGTTGGAGGTTTTAGGTTGTGGGGTGACAGAACAAGAAATATTAAGGAGAAGTGGCAAAACAGACAATGTTGCTTGGGCTTTTGGACTAGGGTTGGAACGGCTGGCAATGGTTTTATTTGACATCCCTGATATTCGGCTTTTCTGGTCAAATGATGAGAGGTTCACCTCCCAGGTGGTTCCTGAATCTGTTAATCATGATTTTGTTCCTATCGTTTTCACATATATTCCTTTTGTTCAAATTCAAgtcttgaaaaatgaaataatagtGTTAAGAATCGATATAGTTCTGTAATCCAGTAAGACCTAATTATctaattttggatttttggttATAGTTTTCAAGTGGCCAGCTGGGAGTCAAATTCAAGCCATTTTCAAAGGTATTGTtgcaacacacacacacacacagaggaaATTAATATCTTTTTGTGGTGCAAGTGTGTGCATGTCCTCTAGTGACGcttgaaattttggatttaAAGTTTTTCATATaggtttctgatttttttggtCGCTTATTATTATGTGCAAGACAAATTTTAGTTAGAGCTTTgatctctctctgtgtgtgtaaAGGAACTGGTGCTAGAGCTTGTGGCGTCCTTTTGTTATGTCTGGTTCATTTCTATGCAATTCTTGCATTAAATCAAAAGATAGAAAGGAAAATTTAAACcatgaaaagagaaagaatgaAGTTCTGATCTTACAGCAGTTGATATGtgattggaattttttttattctctttataAAACAGCTTCTTAAGATTTTGTTATTTATGAGTTTAACTACTGATTTTCAGGATAGATTACTGCTTCCAAACATTTCTTATAAAGCtacttttttccccttttcttttcagtaTCCTCCTTGTTACAAAGATGTTAGTTTTTGGATCAATGAAGCTTTCACGGAAAACAATTTATGTGAAGTTGTTAGAGAAGTTGCTGGAGATCTTGCTGAAGAGGTATgtcttgttttcaattttataaattttctgGAGGTGTAGAcgttaattatttatttatttatattttttgatgaACAGACGTTAAAAGTTATTGATTGGTTATTGATTGATGGGATACATTGATGTTTAtcagaaatgaaaagaagctCGTATTTGACGTATTTCAGTGTAGTTAATTTTCTGAAATGATATCCGTGCTGAAGTCGATTAAGGTTGGAAGATACAAAAGTACTATTTATGAACTATCAACTTTGTTCATGGATATCTTACTCCAAGAAACTAAATTGGTTCTTGTGGAATAATCCCGACACTTAATTTTTGGTAATCCAAGTTTGGAAGTTTTACTATGCAGTACATGGAAAAATCTTTTCTATGATTGCCACTGTGGAAccaatatatttgtatttccttcaagTTTGTTCATCAAATATTTTGCAATCCATCCATATTGGAAGTCTTAATATCCAGTTTACTGAAATATCTCTTCCATGATTGCCAGGTGCAATTGATAGACAATTTCACAAACAAGAAAGGAATGACCAGTCACTGTTACAGGATTGCATATCGATCGATGGAACGCTCACTCACtgatgaagaaatcaataagTTGCAGGTAACTCATATAAAAAGAGGATACAatcctttctttccttcatagCAGCACTCGTAACCTCCAAAACTGTTTCAATTTCTTATGCAGTGGAATGTAAGAGAGTTGGTGCAGAGCAAGTTGAACGTCGTGCTAAGATGAGAGGTCCCGCTGCGGCAGCCTATTTTGGCAGCTCAAACTGTGTAAATTtttcatgtaatttataggcGTTCGAATTTTTGGCCTACACAAACAGaattgttcctttttttttccttctattttttttgtttggctgGGTGTGAATACAGTTTTAAGCCCGCCTTGACAGGAGAGAGATAAAGAGATCAACCCTCCAAGGATTCATGGGGGAGACACtggaaactaaaaataaaaaaggtttttagtgaaaaaaaacaaaacaaaacaaagttgGTAGACTAGCGATTTGGGCAGCAAACGAACACTATTATTTCACAAGTCTTGATTGGTTTCACAAGTTCCTTCATATGATTATATCACATCTGTTTCCATTAGCGGCACACAAAAAAAAGCCTGTTAGTATGTTACAGGCCGTGACATGAAGAACTTCATGAAAACTCATATGCAAATATGGACAATTCATCATCACAGCCATTGATGGGTTGAAATTTCCTTGCTTTCTATATATGCTAACGGGCTTCGTATAATCCAAATGCGAAACATTACCATTTGAGAAGTTGCATGAGTCTTGATTTACCAAGCCTGCGGTGCTCATATCAAATTCAGAAGCTATGTGTGACCTGACCTGTAAAATGTTTTGTTTACGTTATATTAAGACAATAATGTAATCTTTTACATATGAAtatgattatatatatgtgctaTGTTTTGCCGACAATAAATACTGTAGCTAGAAGGCAAAACTTTTCAGGACGGCAACAGGCCTATAAAGGGTAGGGCAGAGTCTACGGTCAAGGGAAGGACAGCAGCAAGAGTGACATGAGTCAAACAAATGGGACAATGATAGGCTATGGAATATGTGATGTTGGGTCCATTTCCACCTTCACCTTGTCTGCCTGCTCTTTTCTCAAGGACTTGGAAGAGATGACAAGGATGCCCATCTGTTTCAATTTATCTCCCAACAAATCTATGTCAAGCTCAAGAGTAAATGGGACTTCGAGGAGATGAAAAATGTTAAGAATTAGTTGCGCAAGAGGTGACTGATTCTCTTCGAGTCTCGCACATGCACTAATAGGACCTATTTACATGCGTGTGAGCGACTGTAGTTGATATTGGTGAAATTATAAAGTTGCTGCAGTTTACAACACATCTAAAGGAGAACTTGTATATCACAGATAAGATTATTTTGctatctttaattaattttgttaaaaaattatcGTATTTTTATACGTAATTAGTTAAGAATaacaaaattgtatttttttcagtGATACTTTTTCTCCAGCTAGAGATCCTATACCATACCAGCTGTAGAGCTTGTGAAGTCAAAACTGAATTTTCACATCAGAAAGAGCGTAGTGGCTTTAGCAAAGTCACCCAGGTGGTCAGATGGAAGGGACGTAATAAGCcgccgagagagagagag belongs to Prunus persica cultivar Lovell chromosome G4, Prunus_persica_NCBIv2, whole genome shotgun sequence and includes:
- the LOC18778793 gene encoding phenylalanine--tRNA ligase, chloroplastic/mitochondrial, which gives rise to MATAFSFAQTILFSKTSLSIRTNGLRSFSFCLPFSSSSAASISSDKLQSKKWRQPVASVLELGGVKIAKDDVLRDDPTNNVPDTIFAKLGMQLHRRDQHPIGILKNAIYEYFDTNYSNQFDKFDNLCPIVSVKENFDDVLVPADHVSRSYNDTYYVDAQTVLRCHTSAHQAELLRRGHTHFLVTGDVYRRDSIDSTHYPVFHQMEGVRVFSPSDWEASGTDGTTYVAGDLKKCLEGLARHLFGAVEMRWVDTYFPFTNPSFELEIFFQEKWLEVLGCGVTEQEILRRSGKTDNVAWAFGLGLERLAMVLFDIPDIRLFWSNDERFTSQFSSGQLGVKFKPFSKYPPCYKDVSFWINEAFTENNLCEVVREVAGDLAEEVQLIDNFTNKKGMTSHCYRIAYRSMERSLTDEEINKLQWNVRELVQSKLNVVLR